AGGTTGCCGCGTGGCCCGCGACGTGCGGTCCAGTCCCAGTGTTCGAGTTCGGCCATGATAGTCCTCCTTTCCGCCCTCGTTCCACCGGCACATTATGCCACAACGAGCGCGGAAAGCCGATCACATCCGGCGGAGGATCAGGACTTGGGGGCTGCCGATGCCTTCACGAAGGGATCAAGGAAATCGAGAACAGCAGGCTCGGGCAGCGGCCGCGAGAAATAGAAGCCCTGCAGTTCGTCGCACTCCAGACGGTCCAGGAGGGCAGCTTGTGCTTCCGTTTCAACGCCTTCGGCCACCACGCGCATGCTCAGGCTGTGGCCCATGGCAACAACGGCCCGTACGATCGAGGCTTTCTGGTCCGAGGTTTCCACATCCGTCACAAACACCCGGTCGATCTTCAGCTTGTCGAACGGGAAGCTTTGCAGATAGCCGAGCGAGCTGTATCCCGTGCCGAAGTCGTCCATCGCGATCTTCACGCCAAGCTCGCGAAGCTGGTTGAGGGTGGACAGCACCTCGTCCCGGTTTTCGATAAGGGTCGATTCGGTGATTTCAAGCTCGAGTCGCGATCCCGGCAAGCCGGTGTTCTTCAGGATTCGCTGCACAAGGCCCACAAGCCCCGGCCGCTTGAACTGCACCGGCGACAGATTGACCGAAACGTTGATCGGCAGCGGCCATGACGCCGCCGTGCGGCAGGCCGCTTCCATGACAAGCTCACCGATCTGGATGATGAGACCAGCCGATTCCGCCACCGGAATGAATTCGGCGGGTGAAACCGGGCCAAGCTCTTCGTCGGTCCAGCGGACAAGCGCTTCGAAGCTTTTCGGATAATGGGTTTCGCTGTCCACAAGCGGCTGGAAATGCACGGACATTTCCTTGTTCTTCACCGCATGGCGCAGGCGGCCTTCAAGGCGGCGGCGATGTTCCAGTTCCTGGTCCATCGCAGCTTCAAAGAAACGCAGCGTGCCGCGCCCGTCGGCTTTCGCCCGGTACATGGCGGTTTCGGCGTTACGCAGCAGGGCCTCGGGGTCTTCGCCGTCGCTCGGGAAAACCGCGATACCAACCGACGCCCCGGTATAAACGAACGTGCCTTCCATCTCGACCGGCTGCTGGACCTGCTGAACGATACGCGTGCCAAGGACGGCAGCATCCACCGGCTGGTAATTGGACGACTGCAGGATGGCAAACTGGTCGCCGCCAAGCCGCGCCACAACGTCCGAATCCCGCACGCCTTCGGTCAGGCGCTTGGCGATATGCTGCAGAAGCGTGTTGCCGGCGTCGTGGCCGTAAAGGTCGTTCACACCCTTGAAGCCATCAAGGTTGATGACAAACACGGCGAACTTCTCATCGCCGCGGCGCGCCTTGCCGACGAACTTCTCTGCCAGTTCCACGAACAGACGACGGTTCGGCAGGTCGGTCAGCATGTCATGAAGGGCAAGGTGCGAAATCTGCTGCTCGGCCTCGATACGGGCCGAAATATCGCGGATCGCGACAAGGCCGGAGCTCGCGTCGCCAGCCTCTTCAAGCTTGCGCAGGCGAATTTCGACGGGCAGTGACGGGCCATCATCGCGGCGCAAGGTCGCCAGATCGATGGCCTTTGCCGTGCTGCCATCCGGCCCGAACAGGCGAACGCCGCCGGGCACAAGGATCAGGTCATCAAGGACCCGGCCGGTCAGCATGGAGCGATCTGAAGCACCGACCATCGAGACTGCGGCCTGATTGGCATCCACGATACGGCCGCTGCGATGCACGAACAGGGCTTCGAAGGCACTGTCGGCAAGGGTGCGGAACCGGCTGGCTTCCACCGCGAGCTTGCGGCTGACCTGACGACTGACCAGAAGCGAAACCATCACGGCAATCAGCAGGATGGCTGCGAAGGATGCAATCACGCCGGCAAGCCAGGCGCGCGACACACCGGAATGGTCAAAATCGGCAACGGCACCAAGCGACAGTTCAATACTGCCCATGCCGGTGAAATGCAGCGCGACGACCATGGCAACAAGGCCTGCGGTGCCAAGGCGCTGGCGCATGATGGCTTCCGACTTGAAAGCCGTATCGAAAGCAAGGGCACCCAGGAGGATGCTGAGAAGGATCGAGGCCAGCACCAGATCGGAAGCAAGGCGGAAGCTGCCCGGCAGTTCGATCGCCGCAATCCCGACATAGTGAAGCGCGCTGACGCCGCTACCAACGAGCGCACCCGCTGCCAAAATCATGGCGCGATGCTTGCGGTACCGGAATGCGGCATGGAAGCCTGCCGTGATCACAGCAATGCCCACCACAAGCGACAGGATCGTCGGCGCAATATCGAAATAGACGGGAAGCTCCGTCTGGTAGGCGAGCATGGCAACGAAGTGCGTACACCAGACGCTGACGCCGGCGGTAATGCCGGTCAGCCACGGCCAGCGATTATGGCGCTTCTCGCGCAGGGATGCAGCGGCAAGGCTCATCGTTACCGCGAGCCCGAAGACACAGATCACTGCGGCCAGCACCACCAGCCACGGGTCGTGCTCATACACCAGACAGCTATAGACTCGCCACATCCGGAACCAGTCCCCCAATCGTTTCGCGGTCGCCTGCCTGTTTCCTGGCGGCAGACATTCTCATACCCGCGAATGCATACGTGCCACACTCTTAACAATTGCTGCCCGCGACGCAATTGTTTCTTGGCCTTGGGTCATGATTTGATGCGGATGACAACGTTTTCAGAAACACCCCTTCGGCATACGGGGCTTTCAATTCGCAAGCACCTCACCTATATGTAGCGTGCTGGCTTGCCAGCTATGGCGATAAACGGCGCACTTAGTAGGTTTTGCGGACCCGGGGGCGGTACCCGGCGCCTCCACCAGGAGGAGTTCTCACAGCGTTTTTTCCCGTGCAGGCGGGGACTTCTGCTGATGGGGGCGAAATAGGATCGACGTGGATTGAAGGGTGTTTTGCTTTTCGCTCGGGATGGTACCGCCGTGATGGGCCAAACTTGATAAATGCCAACGACAACGACGTCGAGTTCGCTCTGGCTGCGTAAGCAGCTCGCGTGAACTGCATTTAAATTCCGGGGGGTTGACGCCTCGCGGTGGGGTCTGGTCCACCTAGCAACAGAACGGACCACTTTCCTCTTTTCCCGAAGGTGTGACTTTATCCTTCACCCCTTCCCGCGCATTGACTATAAAGGCGCCAGATGTGCCCCTTCGAGGGGCCGAAGCCTGATATCTATTCTGCCTGTGAAGGACCGCTTCCCCATGAGCGAAAACCATATCGACTATGATGCCAAAGTCCAGGAAGCCCTGCGCGGGGTTGTGCGCTCGGTGCTTGAGGACACGGCTGTGGAAGGCCTGCAGGGCGACCATCATTTCTATATCGCGTTCAAGAGCCAGGCGCCGGGCGTGGATATCCCCGCCCACCTGAAAAGCCGGTTTCCGGACGAGATGACCATCGTGCTGCAGCACAAATTCTGGGGCCTGAAGGTGTATGAAGACCGGTTCGAGGTCGGCCTGTCCTTCAACCAGCGCCCCGAACATCTGGTGATCCCCTTCTCCGCCATCGTCGGCTTTGTGGACCCGAGCGTGCAGTTTGCCCTGCAGTTCCACGATCACGGCGACGACGGGGCCGACCTCGATATTCTGGAAGAATATGACGAGGACGAACTGGAAGCGGATTCCGACGACGATACGAAGGAAGCGGAAGCCGAGGCCTACGCGCCTGCGGCCCCGGCGGGCGAGCCCGGCGACAATGTCGTCACGCTGGATGCCTTCCGCAAGAAATAACCCCTACCCCGGAGCGCACCCAGATGAGTGCGCTCTTTTCCTATGTGAGACGTTCCCATGACCGAATTCACCTATTCGAAGCTTTTCCAGCTTGGCGAAGACACCACGAAATATCGCAAGATCACCGGCGACCATGTGTCGACGAGCGTGGTGAACGGCAAGACATTGCTGCATGTGGCGAACGAGGGTCTCGAAATCCTGGCACGTGAGGCGATGGCCGATATCGCGCACCTTCTGCGCCCCGGCCACCTTGAGCAGCTGGCGAATATCCTGAAAGACCCGGAAGCCAGCGACAACGATCGCTTCGTAGCGCGTGAGCTGCTGAAGAACGCCAACATCGCCGCCGGTCGCGTGCTGCCCTCCTGCCAGGACACCGGCACTGCCATCATCGTTGGCAAGAAAGGCCAGTATGTGTGGACGGAAGGTGATGACGCCGCACCGCTTTCCAAGGGCGTGATGCGCACCTACACGGAAACCAACCTGCGCTACAGCCAGATGGCCCCCCTGAGCATGTACAAGGAGGTCAACACCAAGAACAACACGCCGGCGCAGATCGATATCTATGCCGACAAGGGCAACGAGTATCATTTCCTGTTCATGGCGAAGGGCGGCGGCAGCGCCAACAAGACCTTCCTGTTCCAGCAGACCCCGGCCACGCTGCGCGAAGACCGGATGCTGGCTTTCCTTGACGAGAAGATCAAAACGCTCGGCACTTCGGCCTGCCCGCCCTATCACCTTGCCATCGTGATCGGTGGCCTGTCGGCGGAACAGAATCTCGCGACCGCCAAGAAAGCCTCGGCCCGCGATCTTGATAACCTGCCGACCGAGGGCGATGCCACCGGCCGCGCCTTCCGCGATGTCGAGATGGAAGAAAAAGTTCTGGAGATGACCCGCAACATGGGCATCGGCGCCCAGTTCGGTGGCAAATATTTCTGCCATGACGTGCGCGTCATCCGCCTGCCCCGCCACGGCGCCAGCCTGCCCGTCGGCATCGCCGTTTCCTGCTCGGCCGACCGTCAGGCCAAGGGCAAGATCACGGCAGAAGGCATCTTCCTCGAGGCGCTCGAGACCGACCCCGCACACTATCTGCCGGTGGTCGAGGACGATCACCTTTCGGATCATGTGGTAAAGATCGATCTCAACCGGCCCATGGCGGAGATGCT
The Gimibacter soli DNA segment above includes these coding regions:
- a CDS encoding bifunctional diguanylate cyclase/phosphodiesterase yields the protein MWRVYSCLVYEHDPWLVVLAAVICVFGLAVTMSLAAASLREKRHNRWPWLTGITAGVSVWCTHFVAMLAYQTELPVYFDIAPTILSLVVGIAVITAGFHAAFRYRKHRAMILAAGALVGSGVSALHYVGIAAIELPGSFRLASDLVLASILLSILLGALAFDTAFKSEAIMRQRLGTAGLVAMVVALHFTGMGSIELSLGAVADFDHSGVSRAWLAGVIASFAAILLIAVMVSLLVSRQVSRKLAVEASRFRTLADSAFEALFVHRSGRIVDANQAAVSMVGASDRSMLTGRVLDDLILVPGGVRLFGPDGSTAKAIDLATLRRDDGPSLPVEIRLRKLEEAGDASSGLVAIRDISARIEAEQQISHLALHDMLTDLPNRRLFVELAEKFVGKARRGDEKFAVFVINLDGFKGVNDLYGHDAGNTLLQHIAKRLTEGVRDSDVVARLGGDQFAILQSSNYQPVDAAVLGTRIVQQVQQPVEMEGTFVYTGASVGIAVFPSDGEDPEALLRNAETAMYRAKADGRGTLRFFEAAMDQELEHRRRLEGRLRHAVKNKEMSVHFQPLVDSETHYPKSFEALVRWTDEELGPVSPAEFIPVAESAGLIIQIGELVMEAACRTAASWPLPINVSVNLSPVQFKRPGLVGLVQRILKNTGLPGSRLELEITESTLIENRDEVLSTLNQLRELGVKIAMDDFGTGYSSLGYLQSFPFDKLKIDRVFVTDVETSDQKASIVRAVVAMGHSLSMRVVAEGVETEAQAALLDRLECDELQGFYFSRPLPEPAVLDFLDPFVKASAAPKS
- a CDS encoding SspB family protein; the protein is MSENHIDYDAKVQEALRGVVRSVLEDTAVEGLQGDHHFYIAFKSQAPGVDIPAHLKSRFPDEMTIVLQHKFWGLKVYEDRFEVGLSFNQRPEHLVIPFSAIVGFVDPSVQFALQFHDHGDDGADLDILEEYDEDELEADSDDDTKEAEAEAYAPAAPAGEPGDNVVTLDAFRKK
- a CDS encoding fumarate hydratase: MTEFTYSKLFQLGEDTTKYRKITGDHVSTSVVNGKTLLHVANEGLEILAREAMADIAHLLRPGHLEQLANILKDPEASDNDRFVARELLKNANIAAGRVLPSCQDTGTAIIVGKKGQYVWTEGDDAAPLSKGVMRTYTETNLRYSQMAPLSMYKEVNTKNNTPAQIDIYADKGNEYHFLFMAKGGGSANKTFLFQQTPATLREDRMLAFLDEKIKTLGTSACPPYHLAIVIGGLSAEQNLATAKKASARDLDNLPTEGDATGRAFRDVEMEEKVLEMTRNMGIGAQFGGKYFCHDVRVIRLPRHGASLPVGIAVSCSADRQAKGKITAEGIFLEALETDPAHYLPVVEDDHLSDHVVKIDLNRPMAEMLAELTKHPIKTRLSLTGTIVVARDLAHARIQANIEAGQPMPDYFKDHIIYYAGPAKTPEGYASGSFGPTTAGRMDSYVGPFQKLGGSMLMLAKGNRSKAVTDACKEYGGFYLGSIGGPAAILAKNNIRKVEVLDFDDLGMEAVWKIEVEDFPAFIVVDDKGNDFFKDI